In Burkholderia sp. WP9, a genomic segment contains:
- a CDS encoding ISAs1 family transposase, with product MSLGKHLNSLLSAIEDPRVVGRTWHKLIDVLSIALFSVLAGAQGWDEMEEWGLANEARLRQYIELPHGIPGHDTIRRIFEVLDPKQLDACLLNWVGEVCPDLHSVIAIDGKSVRGSGSHGKGVRALHSVTAYASLSWMVLAQQRCEEKSNEITAIEALLPVLSLKGNLVTIDAIGTQVAIVQKVTERGGDYLLVAKDNQPGLAQAVEDYMRLGKARDWAHMNPSISETLDKGHGRLETRHCVAVAAPDYLSELDRWPRLKSLVRIERTREIAGQVSSQTQYLISSAAPDAKYVLEASRMHWAIENGLHHCLDVTFREDASTVRSRNATANFATLRRITLNLLRMRPESGKKKRSVAARRKVAGWNPDYLFELLQLTRLPRI from the coding sequence ATGAGCCTGGGAAAACATCTGAACAGTCTGCTGTCGGCAATAGAGGATCCCCGCGTCGTTGGACGAACGTGGCACAAGTTGATCGACGTTCTGTCGATTGCGCTGTTCTCTGTGCTGGCCGGCGCACAAGGGTGGGACGAGATGGAAGAATGGGGGCTTGCCAACGAAGCGAGGCTTCGGCAATACATCGAATTGCCCCATGGCATCCCGGGGCACGACACCATCCGACGGATCTTCGAGGTGCTCGATCCGAAGCAACTGGATGCGTGCCTGCTGAATTGGGTAGGCGAGGTGTGTCCGGATCTTCATTCGGTCATCGCAATCGACGGCAAGAGTGTGCGTGGTTCGGGCTCGCACGGCAAGGGTGTGCGTGCCTTGCATAGCGTGACGGCCTACGCGAGTCTAAGTTGGATGGTGCTGGCGCAGCAGCGTTGCGAGGAGAAGTCAAACGAGATCACTGCCATTGAAGCTCTGCTGCCCGTCCTGTCGCTCAAGGGCAACCTGGTAACCATAGACGCCATCGGCACTCAGGTGGCCATCGTCCAGAAGGTCACTGAGCGTGGTGGCGACTATCTGCTGGTTGCGAAGGATAACCAGCCCGGTCTTGCTCAGGCCGTTGAAGACTATATGCGACTCGGCAAAGCCCGCGATTGGGCGCACATGAATCCATCGATCTCTGAGACGCTGGATAAAGGGCATGGTCGCCTTGAAACCCGTCACTGTGTCGCAGTGGCAGCGCCGGACTATCTCAGCGAACTGGACCGCTGGCCCAGGCTTAAGAGCCTGGTGCGTATTGAGCGGACACGCGAGATCGCGGGCCAGGTCAGCTCGCAGACGCAGTACCTGATCAGCTCCGCAGCACCCGACGCCAAATACGTACTTGAGGCGAGCCGCATGCACTGGGCCATCGAGAATGGTTTGCATCATTGCCTTGACGTGACCTTCCGCGAGGACGCCAGCACCGTGCGCTCGCGCAATGCGACGGCCAATTTCGCCACTTTGCGCCGCATCACTTTGAATTTGCTGCGCATGCGGCCCGAATCCGGTAAGAAAAAGCGCAGCGTGGCCGCACGTCGCAAGGTCGCCGGCTGGAATCCCGACTACTTATTTGAGTTACTCCAGCTCACGCGACTTCCCAGAATTTGA
- a CDS encoding transposase — protein sequence MALADQSRRAGSHRGRAADRLDWYRARWEVETFFHVLKSRCRVEAL from the coding sequence ATGGCGCTTGCTGACCAATCGCGACGTGCCGGATCTCACCGAGGCCGCGCGGCCGATCGATTGGATTGGTATCGCGCCCGCTGGGAGGTGGAAACCTTCTTTCATGTGTTGAAGAGCCGTTGCAGAGTCGAAGCGCTATAG